The genomic interval ACAGTTAGGCAGTTCATCAAACATCCGTTCATAAATGGTCGTTGTACGACTATGGCTGTCGAAAACGCTCCAACGATCAGTCGGTCCGTAGTGGAAGAAGAGACGGCCGTCCGATAAAAGAACATGATTCGGTCCCGAATACCAACGATTTTGTTTTATCGCCTGGAGGTATGTGGATAAATCCTCGAATGTTTCGAGCCGGTTTGGCCGGTTTGCACTCCGATTGCCGGAATTAAGAACAAAATACGGATCGAATTTACCCCTTTGCATATTATACAGATATATCGTATCAGAGAACAGCGGACACAACAATACGCTGTCCTGGGTAAGTTTGGTCAAGACCCCGGAATTCAGGTAGGTCTTTCCGGCGTAAAGCGATTTATAAATTCCCGCCAGTTTGCCGCGACGTTCCATGTGGTAGCCCGAAAACTGGCTTTTGAAAGAGATATTGGGACTGAAAAACAACTCCGTGCCTTCCCGTCCGATGCTTTCCACGTACAGTTGCGGATAAGCGAGGGTCTTTTGGGATATATAACGTCCGTCTGGAGTGAACCGTTTGATAATCCGGTAATTATCCAAGATTAGCAATTCGTTGTTATGTTCGTCTATGGAGATGTCAAATGGATATATTAATTCATTATTAGCTCGTCCATTTGTGAATTTATGTAAAAAAGCACCTTTGGATGAAAAGATATAGACGCTATTGTAGGGAATAGTCGTCAGAATATATAATTTTTCATCATAACAAATGACTTTGGCGATTTGGTCGATCAAGGCTTTATCAGGTGTATCCAAT from Alistipes dispar carries:
- a CDS encoding 6-bladed beta-propeller, producing the protein MRYFVYCFICALLYGCTTENDPEDNSTQNIHIIDINDAKIDRENSGLTIDHFIKLDTPDKALIDQIAKVICYDEKLYILTTIPYNSVYIFSSKGAFLHKFTNGRANNELIYPFDISIDEHNNELLILDNYRIIKRFTPDGRYISQKTLAYPQLYVESIGREGTELFFSPNISFKSQFSGYHMERRGKLAGIYKSLYAGKTYLNSGVLTKLTQDSVLLCPLFSDTIYLYNMQRGKFDPYFVLNSGNRSANRPNRLETFEDLSTYLQAIKQNRWYSGPNHVLLSDGRLFFHYGPTDRWSVFDSHSRTTTIYERMFDELPNCFGKAGQNDNKLIYAYDVVWLQGYYHKHPPVSPIAKEIARACENEEDNPIIVFAKIK